A genomic segment from bacterium encodes:
- a CDS encoding glycosyltransferase, with product GGVAAVPSVIAAAVTNVPVVVLEGNALPGRTNRTLARYSRVIAVSSEEAAGRLPAGRTVMTGLPIRREAYTATREDGLAAFRLDRGRKTVVIIGGSQGAARLNAAAEETVRRLASRGDLQVLHQVGRGWSGVERAPTGAPLQVAPLQVAPPPGPSPLEGAIRYLRVPYIQHIGAAYACADLVVSRCGANALAEITANGRPSILVPYPFAADDHQTWNASAVVAAGGAVLIPDAQLTGERLAGAITDLFDTPGRLEAMAASARSHGRPDAADRVIALVSRLVEPLAEGVRG from the coding sequence CGGTGGAGTCGCCGCCGTGCCCTCCGTGATCGCCGCCGCCGTCACGAACGTGCCGGTCGTCGTCCTTGAGGGAAACGCCCTCCCCGGACGGACGAACCGCACGCTGGCGCGGTACAGCCGCGTCATCGCCGTCTCCTCCGAGGAGGCTGCGGGCCGGCTGCCGGCAGGTCGGACCGTGATGACCGGGCTGCCGATCCGCCGGGAGGCGTATACGGCGACACGGGAAGACGGCCTCGCCGCCTTTCGGCTCGACCGGGGCCGAAAGACGGTGGTCATCATCGGCGGCAGCCAAGGGGCCGCTCGGCTCAACGCCGCAGCGGAAGAGACCGTGCGCCGGCTCGCATCCCGGGGCGATCTGCAGGTGCTCCACCAGGTCGGCAGAGGCTGGAGTGGGGTAGAGCGGGCGCCGACGGGAGCGCCGCTGCAAGTGGCGCCGCTGCAAGTGGCGCCGCCGCCCGGACCATCACCTCTCGAGGGGGCGATCCGGTACCTCCGCGTCCCTTACATCCAACACATCGGCGCGGCGTATGCGTGCGCGGATCTCGTCGTCAGCCGGTGTGGGGCAAACGCGCTCGCTGAGATCACCGCGAACGGGCGTCCTTCGATCCTGGTGCCCTATCCTTTTGCGGCAGACGACCACCAGACGTGGAATGCGTCCGCGGTCGTCGCCGCGGGCGGCGCCGTGCTCATCCCCGACGCCCAGTTGACCGGGGAGCGTCTGGCGGGAGCCATCACCGATCTCTTCGACACGCCCGGCCGGCTCGAGGCGATGGCGGCCTCCGCCCGGAGCCACGGGCGTCCCGACGCCGCCGACCGGGTGATCGCGCTCGTCTCTCGCCTGGTGGAACCGCTCGCGGAAGGGGTCCGCGGATGA